A stretch of Aureispira sp. CCB-E DNA encodes these proteins:
- a CDS encoding C40 family peptidase: MQKSIINLSIFLVLALALVNSCQSTRSASTSSNSKKVSAETALRESLIKDAEKYKGVKYKYAGKDPRGFDCSGFTSFVCAKHNIKLSSSSTSQSKQGTEIAITKAKPGDLLFFGRNGRNGKIQHVGIVYKNNADGLYMIHSSSKRGIVIDSVTDSKYWKPKLLFAKNVLPLKGKS, translated from the coding sequence ATGCAAAAATCAATCATCAATTTGTCTATTTTTTTAGTTTTAGCCTTAGCTTTGGTTAATTCTTGTCAATCTACTCGTTCTGCTTCTACAAGTTCTAATAGCAAAAAAGTTTCTGCTGAAACGGCATTAAGAGAGAGTTTAATTAAAGATGCTGAGAAATATAAAGGGGTTAAATACAAATATGCGGGCAAAGATCCTAGAGGATTTGACTGTTCTGGCTTTACTTCTTTTGTCTGTGCAAAACACAATATCAAACTATCTAGTAGTTCTACTAGTCAATCCAAACAAGGAACTGAAATTGCCATTACTAAAGCTAAACCTGGTGATTTGTTGTTTTTTGGACGCAACGGTCGAAATGGGAAAATACAGCATGTAGGTATTGTCTATAAGAATAATGCCGATGGACTTTATATGATTCACAGTAGTAGCAAACGAGGTATTGTTATTGATAGTGTCACCGATTCTAAATACTGGAAGCCCAAACTGTTGTTTGCTAAAAATGTATTGCCTTTAAAAGGGAAATCATAA
- a CDS encoding DUF6089 family protein yields MQRTFILWCLVMLGATAGFSQNGYQPAYPLEVGIQAGTSQFLGDLGGQPGIGKGFIIDTDIQSVRPTFGIFGRYNIGGHFAARLDLSYLQFHGDDKLAGVGFSATSSRDNVDDAWFRYYRNLNFRTHVFEASIAAEVIPYNFELSGGYKNYSVISPYGFIGVGIFAFNPEALYNGTWVELKPLSTEGQGIVDGRAPYDLVQINIPMGFGVKWSYNDTWSAALEINHRMTFTDYIDDVSGDYVTDDRIFDQNLDPTTASLAKALARRSGEIDPNGINSIVTAPGEQRGDPKDNDAYYTVTIRFSFYIDTDNLGGGRRYGCPVW; encoded by the coding sequence ATGCAAAGAACTTTTATTTTATGGTGTTTAGTTATGCTTGGAGCAACGGCTGGTTTTTCTCAAAACGGCTACCAACCAGCATACCCTCTAGAAGTTGGAATACAAGCAGGAACTTCACAGTTTTTGGGAGATTTAGGAGGTCAACCAGGTATTGGAAAAGGTTTTATTATAGATACAGATATTCAATCGGTCAGACCTACTTTCGGGATTTTTGGACGATATAATATAGGTGGTCATTTTGCAGCTCGATTAGATCTCAGCTATTTGCAATTTCACGGCGATGACAAACTAGCTGGTGTTGGTTTTTCTGCAACTAGCTCAAGAGATAATGTAGATGATGCATGGTTCCGTTACTATCGTAACTTGAACTTTAGAACACATGTATTTGAAGCAAGTATTGCTGCAGAAGTCATTCCATACAACTTTGAGTTAAGTGGCGGCTATAAAAACTACAGCGTTATTTCTCCTTATGGTTTTATTGGGGTAGGAATTTTTGCATTTAATCCTGAAGCACTATACAACGGGACTTGGGTAGAATTAAAACCTCTAAGCACAGAAGGACAAGGTATTGTAGATGGACGTGCACCTTATGATTTGGTACAAATAAATATTCCAATGGGTTTTGGTGTAAAATGGTCTTATAACGACACTTGGTCTGCCGCTTTAGAAATCAATCATCGTATGACATTTACGGATTACATTGACGATGTTTCTGGAGATTATGTGACAGATGATCGTATATTTGACCAAAACTTAGATCCTACAACTGCTAGCTTAGCCAAAGCATTGGCTCGTCGTTCTGGTGAAATTGACCCGAATGGTATTAACAGCATTGTAACAGCTCCAGGCGAGCAAAGAGGAGATCCAAAAGATAATGATGCTTACTACACCGTAACTATCCGCTTTAGCTTCTACATAGATACAGATAACTTAGGTGGAGGTAGACGCTATGGTTGCCCTGTTTGGTAA
- a CDS encoding alpha/beta hydrolase translates to MVLFDFVFYALLFFTGIGSYKIIRSAPAQNKFIKLLKLLWVLWTASLWVGLILQWVLPKGSKYQEAVHLPRHLWILDHGSFKDGHSKQKIAYGQHPKQYYHYYPGLETSPKKNTIIIYFHGGGWCLGSPDQHRYLAHLLQQEGYSLVFPAYRLTPAFGYKDLQADVNHAVRHALNFVKQQGVEQPKIILGGTSAGGNLASLFAYDENRWSAIDLDRSILKGVFSIVGALNTAAMEQTYTLLDYTGPIDSPSYQLANPLHWISPQDTFPFLCLHGKKDGLVAYKAVEEFCKKLNHTVPNMLQFKTYETATHIELGAAWYYNSEANLGQDTVLINWLNTVSR, encoded by the coding sequence ATGGTGCTTTTTGATTTTGTTTTTTATGCCCTTCTTTTTTTTACTGGCATTGGGAGTTATAAAATTATTCGATCAGCGCCAGCACAAAACAAGTTTATAAAGCTGCTCAAATTGCTGTGGGTACTCTGGACTGCTTCTCTTTGGGTCGGTCTTATCCTACAATGGGTTTTACCTAAAGGTTCTAAATATCAAGAAGCCGTACACTTGCCCCGTCATTTGTGGATACTAGATCATGGTTCCTTCAAAGATGGGCATTCCAAACAAAAGATAGCCTATGGTCAACATCCTAAGCAATACTACCATTACTATCCTGGTTTAGAGACTAGTCCAAAAAAAAATACAATCATTATCTACTTTCATGGCGGGGGGTGGTGCTTGGGTAGTCCAGATCAACATCGGTATTTAGCACACCTATTGCAACAAGAAGGATATAGTTTAGTTTTTCCTGCTTATCGCTTAACTCCAGCGTTTGGCTACAAAGACCTGCAAGCAGACGTTAACCATGCTGTACGACATGCCTTAAATTTTGTAAAACAACAAGGGGTTGAACAACCTAAAATTATACTAGGCGGCACCTCTGCTGGAGGCAATTTGGCTAGTTTATTCGCTTATGACGAAAATAGATGGTCAGCAATAGACCTAGATCGATCTATTTTAAAGGGCGTTTTCAGTATTGTTGGAGCACTTAATACAGCTGCTATGGAGCAAACCTATACCTTACTAGATTATACCGGTCCCATTGATAGCCCATCTTACCAATTAGCCAATCCTCTTCATTGGATCAGCCCACAAGATACCTTTCCTTTTTTATGTTTACATGGCAAAAAAGACGGTTTGGTTGCTTATAAAGCGGTAGAAGAGTTTTGTAAAAAACTGAACCATACCGTCCCCAATATGTTACAATTCAAGACGTATGAAACAGCTACTCATATTGAATTAGGAGCTGCTTGGTATTATAATTCCGAAGCAAATTTGGGACAAGATACGGTTCTAATTAACTGGTTAAATACCGTTTCTAGATAA
- a CDS encoding TonB-dependent receptor domain-containing protein: MHYLLLSCWITFFAFISHHTASAQEDPMRFSGMVVNKADEPLIGATVNWVNTTIGGVTDIDGWFDIPRLDSTNSHILEINYVGYETVQVEILPSEERLKLVVEDNTTLENIVVEAKERSSFTSTLDPINLETIGAGELRRAACCNLSESFENNATVNVNFSDAITGAKEIEMLGLRGTYTQMLIENRPSFNRLGRAYGLEYIPGTFIEAIQISKGASSVRNGVQGITGQINTELIKPYKAPLLFLNLFANYTGRVELNAQFNYRITKNWSTGLLMHGNYYGTEIDYNKDSFLDIPQKKQVNIISRWVYKPESLHFEINFQGILDSRVGGQTQSSFQKVFDQPATRLYQVNSEIRRLGVFGKLGYFGFDNPKQSIAVVYDANIHQHNSYFGSKKYTGLQKRLYANFVFQTNLGNTGLHNLSTGLNYDLIDFKEQFVDINNDRTEHLAALYAEYDFTKKFNEEKGTQFGLILGVRSDLIHTQQYTKFYPSPRLNLKYNFSDDMVIRASAGRGVRTTNLLIENLKFMPSYKEFSVLETILPEVAWNYGVNFAWNLKISPKLEGSLNVDLYRTDFENQLIVDLDSDPTYTRIQFYNLNGKSFANSILISYTQDIIKGLEARVAYKFNDVRMTYGTVLHQMPLMPQHRGLIHLNYTTPKKDWEFNVTLNIIGSQRLPHLHPPYGDNLPAYRFQEYSPAYVRLNAHISKFFKGGWEIYIGGENLTNYTQEQPILGYQDPFGTSTTNSYAKFDATSVFAPVFGAQVYAGVKYTFEGKERFAPVNSCSSIPTISENTIPTKEDWILDENQQRIAIKTSSQCGSCEEIMQKALFNLAGIDQVSLDIETQILTVIYHPNQVEVSDIRNIISEAGYDADHVKANPQAHDNLPGCCQQDGGHRDGKTNYTLTTAVIQSSNQCGMCTIKISEALFAFDGVKNVSADEEKHTVTVQFIEQKINLQKIKKAITKVGYDADNLKANKAAYDKRHGCCKKAE, from the coding sequence ATGCACTACTTATTATTATCATGCTGGATAACATTCTTTGCATTTATTTCTCATCACACTGCTTCTGCTCAAGAAGACCCTATGCGCTTCTCAGGAATGGTGGTTAACAAAGCCGATGAGCCTCTTATTGGCGCAACAGTAAACTGGGTTAATACCACTATTGGTGGTGTTACAGATATAGATGGTTGGTTTGATATTCCTAGGTTAGATAGTACCAATTCGCATATTTTAGAAATTAATTATGTCGGTTACGAAACCGTTCAAGTAGAGATTCTTCCAAGCGAAGAACGCCTAAAACTCGTTGTTGAAGATAATACAACTCTTGAAAATATTGTTGTCGAAGCCAAAGAACGAAGTAGTTTTACCTCTACCTTAGACCCCATTAATTTAGAAACCATTGGAGCAGGCGAATTGCGTCGAGCAGCTTGCTGTAACCTTTCGGAAAGTTTTGAAAACAATGCTACTGTCAATGTCAATTTTAGCGATGCTATTACAGGTGCCAAAGAAATTGAGATGCTAGGGCTTCGGGGTACTTACACACAAATGCTTATCGAAAACCGCCCCTCGTTCAACCGTCTTGGTCGCGCTTATGGTTTAGAGTACATCCCAGGAACATTCATTGAAGCCATTCAAATTTCCAAAGGAGCTAGTTCGGTCCGTAATGGCGTGCAGGGCATCACAGGTCAAATTAATACAGAACTCATTAAACCTTACAAAGCACCGCTTTTGTTTCTAAATCTATTTGCTAATTATACGGGACGGGTAGAATTAAATGCTCAGTTCAATTATAGAATTACCAAAAATTGGAGTACAGGTTTGCTCATGCATGGCAATTATTATGGAACTGAAATTGATTATAACAAAGATTCATTCCTTGATATTCCACAAAAAAAGCAAGTTAACATCATCTCTAGATGGGTTTATAAACCCGAATCTTTGCATTTTGAAATCAACTTTCAAGGTATTCTAGATAGTCGCGTTGGTGGTCAAACTCAAAGTAGTTTTCAAAAAGTATTTGACCAACCTGCTACTCGTTTGTATCAAGTCAATAGTGAAATTCGCCGTCTTGGAGTATTTGGAAAACTCGGCTACTTTGGTTTTGATAATCCCAAACAAAGTATTGCTGTTGTTTACGATGCCAACATACATCAACACAACTCTTATTTTGGAAGTAAAAAATATACTGGTTTACAAAAACGCTTGTATGCTAATTTTGTTTTCCAGACCAATTTGGGCAACACTGGATTACACAATTTAAGCACTGGTTTGAATTATGATTTGATTGATTTCAAAGAGCAATTTGTTGATATTAATAACGATCGAACAGAGCACCTTGCAGCTCTTTATGCAGAATATGATTTTACCAAAAAATTTAATGAAGAGAAAGGCACTCAATTTGGTTTAATCTTAGGAGTTCGTTCTGATTTAATACACACACAACAGTATACCAAGTTTTATCCTTCTCCTCGCTTGAATCTTAAGTATAATTTCTCAGATGATATGGTCATTCGCGCTTCGGCAGGACGAGGAGTTCGCACAACGAACTTATTGATTGAAAACTTAAAGTTCATGCCGAGTTATAAGGAGTTTTCTGTCTTGGAAACCATCCTACCAGAAGTTGCTTGGAATTACGGTGTGAATTTTGCTTGGAACCTCAAGATAAGTCCCAAATTAGAAGGTAGCTTAAATGTTGACCTTTACAGAACAGACTTTGAAAATCAATTGATTGTAGATTTAGATTCTGATCCTACTTATACTCGCATACAATTCTACAATTTGAACGGAAAATCTTTTGCCAACAGTATTCTGATTAGTTATACCCAAGATATAATAAAAGGCTTAGAAGCTAGAGTAGCCTATAAATTTAACGACGTTAGAATGACTTATGGCACTGTACTACATCAAATGCCTTTGATGCCACAACACCGAGGGCTTATTCATTTAAACTATACCACTCCCAAAAAAGATTGGGAATTTAACGTGACCCTAAATATTATTGGTTCACAACGTTTGCCACATTTACACCCTCCTTATGGTGATAACTTGCCTGCCTACCGTTTTCAAGAATATAGCCCCGCGTATGTTCGTTTAAATGCTCATATTTCTAAGTTTTTCAAAGGAGGCTGGGAAATTTATATTGGAGGTGAAAACCTAACCAATTATACACAAGAACAACCAATTTTGGGTTATCAAGATCCCTTTGGAACATCTACGACCAACAGCTATGCTAAATTTGATGCTACATCTGTTTTTGCTCCTGTCTTTGGTGCCCAAGTGTATGCTGGTGTCAAGTATACTTTTGAAGGAAAAGAACGCTTTGCTCCTGTCAATTCATGCTCTAGTATACCTACTATTTCAGAAAATACAATACCGACTAAAGAGGATTGGATATTAGACGAAAATCAGCAACGAATAGCGATTAAAACGTCATCTCAGTGTGGCTCATGTGAAGAAATTATGCAAAAAGCATTATTTAATCTAGCTGGTATCGATCAAGTTAGTTTAGATATAGAAACACAAATTTTAACCGTTATTTATCACCCTAATCAAGTTGAGGTCTCTGATATTCGAAATATAATTTCAGAAGCAGGTTACGATGCCGACCATGTAAAAGCAAATCCTCAAGCACACGATAATTTGCCTGGTTGTTGTCAACAAGATGGAGGGCATAGAGATGGTAAAACTAATTATACCTTAACAACTGCCGTTATTCAAAGTTCTAATCAATGTGGTATGTGTACCATTAAAATTAGTGAGGCTTTATTTGCCTTCGATGGCGTAAAGAATGTATCTGCTGATGAAGAGAAACATACTGTAACCGTCCAATTCATTGAGCAGAAGATTAACCTTCAAAAAATAAAAAAGGCAATTACTAAGGTTGGTTATGATGCTGATAATCTAAAAGCAAACAAAGCAGCTTATGATAAGCGACATGGTTGTTGTAAAAAAGCAGAGTAA